The sequence below is a genomic window from Synechococcus sp. PCC 7335.
CGAAAGCTAAATCGCTATCAGAGCCAACCTATCAAAAACATCCGATTCTCTACAGCGCAATGGACTACGCCTGAAGCCAAATCAGCGCGATCGCGCCTACCTAATCAAACCAGCCTCCAACACCCTAGCCATACCGGACAAACAACTCAGCCCTTCGACACTAAAGCAACGACCCCTATGGAAGCGTATGAAAGATGGGCTCACCTGATTCAACGAATGCAGCAGAGTCAGTCGCTATGCCCTAACTGTCGGTGCCGATGCCCACAAGGAGAATTAGATCGGTGGTCTGTTTGTGCCCTATGTGCAAGCAAACAATGGCAGTAAGTCTATCATCAGCGGGATCATGCCGTAGTACTTTCCCGACGTCTAGTACTCTACCTACGTACTATAGCTTTGGTCACTTAGCTTACGGCATAGTCACTGGCTATAACCCTTGTGTTTCAACAGGCTAAGTGACTCGCAAGGTGCGAATGCATCCGCACCTTGCTATATGTCCATCGAAAGCCGTTTGTATTTTTTCATCGATCTCTATTAAGCCAATTAAAAATCATCCCTTCCTGGGCATATTTTTGATTGATTTTAATGATAAGAATCCCCTCATTGCGAAAGATTACAGTTCTTCTAATCTATGAGCTTTTTCTCTTGTGAATGGCAAGTCTAAATAGGTGATCCCCGAGGATGGCTGTTTCTTCAAGATGGCTGAAACTCCCGTGGGCAACCATGTTTCACTTCTTTACT
It includes:
- a CDS encoding DciA family protein, translating into MGLEGLNSLIKGLETQDSWQTQRQFRLVLAHWPKAVGFAVARQTKPVRICRAELYVATATPVWAQTLTYERFKILRKLNRYQSQPIKNIRFSTAQWTTPEAKSARSRLPNQTSLQHPSHTGQTTQPFDTKATTPMEAYERWAHLIQRMQQSQSLCPNCRCRCPQGELDRWSVCALCASKQWQ